gatcttctgGCCTCAGTcgcccaagccactgggattatacacCTGCACCATCATACTCAGCTTTCCACTTGGCCTGTTAAACAACAAAAGCAACATGATTAAACTAGTTTTCAATGTTGAACTTAAAATgtaactgatttttgttttttaaattctcttcagTGAATCTTTTTCTGGTAGAAAAGGCATTTGCTTTTAAGTTTCTGTTGAATCTTAAAGGCAGCAGGCTGTACCTTTTTTATTGGGAGACTGCGTAGACAGGTCACTGCAAGTGTAAGCTTGGCAGGTTCATCTACCCCAGCAACTGGCATTGGATTAAGCCATCCTTTTCACTTGTGTGTGAAAAAACCCTGGGCAACACCAACCTCTACTTCTTGCTAGAGGGAATATTGTTGGAAACCCTTCTTCCTTtgaagcatatatatttttttttttaaactgcctATCTAAACTACCTGcatttaattacattaaaaaattacttatatgATGACTTATTTCTTATGtagtcatttatatttcattgaaaGTTATTAAACTGtgctattataaattttaatttttaacagaatAAGAGAGGTAATTTTGTTTTGGAGGTGCTGGGAataaaatccagggccttgtacatgctgggcaagtattCTGCCACTGTGTTACATCCCCAGCCAGAGAGAAGTGATTTTTAATTGGGAAGAATCATCTTAACAAGTGTTCCCAGTTGTTCCTTCGGACTCCCTTGTATGCTCATTTTTTTGGAAGATTTCAGGGTGAAAAAGAATTGCCATTTCCAACTAATTTCATACAGCCAGTTGGTCAGTGTTTTGAGAAATCATCAGATGAAAGTTCAAAGTGAATATTGAACTggaagcagtggtgcatgcctgtaatcccagctacttgggaggttaagacaagaggatcacaagtttgggatcagcctcagcaatttagtgagaaaagaaaaagggatgggggatgtAGTGCAGCAGTGGAGTACTTATTACCTAGCatattcaaggccctgggtttaatcccgaGTACTGGGGGAAGAAAAAGTAACCactaaaactagaaaaagaaagaaaaaataacttacCAAGTATTTTCTTTATGAGATGATCAGATGAAGATAGCAATTCAGAAACTTACTTTTTCTGAACAAACCTTATTACAGTCATGAAGTGAGTGAGAGATTACTTGTCTCCATAGTAGCAGTAATATCTGTTGTTGGGGGAAATTATGGAGTAGATTTTAAAACATGTAGACAATGCTGTGTATCttactcagtttctttttttattttaggatgagTAGTATGTCAGCACTCTTTCGGCTATCCATGAACATCAGGGTatggattaaaatatttctatcttaaactgtcatttttttaaagaaacaatttttagttcattttttttttttttcccttttgatttcagACTTGCCACAACTATTTTATTGAAGATCTTGGATTACCGGTTTGGGGGTCATACACACTTTTTGCTTTAGCAACTCTGCTTTCAGGACTGTTATTAGGACTTGTGAGTTCATTTTTAgagcactaaaaagaaaatattttaaaatgacacaatTGCATTAGTTATATGTTctgattctgtttatttttacagtgtaTGATTTTTGTGGCAGATTGCCTTTGTCCTTCAAAAAGGCGCAAACCACAGCCATACCCTTTaagtaagtatattttaaaatgtttttgttttggagttttctttgttttttgtttgttttttgctgtgtGAATCCAGGACCTAGCTCATGCTAATAAacaagctctttaccactgagctatatccccagtcctaaaatgtttatatttttattcaactgtGATTCTGTTTGTTTCTGTAAACACAATTACACACTTAATAGGTTTCTCATCAGTTTTGATTCCTAAATTTGGAGTGGTGACCTCTATCAGTTGTGGTATAAATGAAGGGGGAGGAGATGTGTATTTCAAGTGAGAATAGTAGCCCATTGAATTTTGGAATGTGGTTTTTGTCTAGACTCAGAGAATTTCAACTTTGCATTTAGCTTGTAGCTATTTAATAACATTGATCTGATGTCAGTGTATTTGAATACTTCATGTTATTCATGGATCTGTTTCAGTATACCTGAGTCAGAATTCAAATTTTTAGGTGAATGTACTCCGCTCTTGTTCCAgccaattttcattcttttggtagAATATTGAAAAATGCAATTCCTGTAGCTGATCTGGATTGGCATTGACCTGAACTGtactataaaatgaatttatataattCAAAGCATTTAATCTGCCTGTTATAATACAAGTACTTTCTAAtctcttatttttgattttggaaaattgtGCTAGTGGTATAAACCCTCATACTTTTAGTTAGTAAAGAACTTGTACTTTTCTGTTTATCTATTGGCTCTTCAGCAACTTTGTAGTTGACTGTTTAGGTTCTCGTTTTTAGTTGAGaaaactaaggttcagagagaTGAAGGTCACACAGAAATGACAGAACTGAGTGTAGACATAAATTGAAAGCATGACTGTCATGCTATTTCCTGCATTTTGCTGCCCTTCTTGAGGATTTATTGAAGTCAAAACTCCTGACATAAAATCAGTGGATATTTAATTTACAGTGTACCTGTCCTTCGTGGATAGTCATGTTGATTGGAAAAGGGGCAGTTATGGGCAGAGAAATAATTTTATCCACCAGGGGCTACTGATCTGCCAGGAAAAATATAAGCACAGATTacttaaaagataaatttgttGTCAGGTCTAAGGTTTTTGAGGTGAAATGAATATAACATGTTCATTCACCAACCCTTAAAttgtgaataaaaataagatttgatttcacaaataaaaaagataactaCATAGAAATACTTTATTATTAGTTTCCTTGATTACTCTTCTCTAATTTTACTCTCTCATAAGTTCTGCTGCTGTCAGAAAATCTATAGGTTGATAGGGCAACTTATATCTCATAAATGTACCAAAGTTCATTCTAAATCATACTATGTAGACTGAATCATTTTTGGGACAGCTGCCAGATTCTCATCTCTATCTAAGTCACTTGCTGAGAGAATACTCTTGGAGTCTGCATAGATTAATTTCTCTATCTGGGAACATAGGTATCGGAGTCAGAATTGTCTTTCCAATTAGAGCAAACTTGAAAGCATACTGTAACTTGCCAGGAGAACTTGTTGAAACAGGTTGCTGGTCCCTTCCCTGTTTATGGAATCAGGTTCTGTGATGAGGCTGGGAATTTGGATTTCTGATAAATTCTAGGTGAAGTTAATGCTGTTGGTCTGAAGACTGCTCTTTGAAAAGCACTGTCTTGGCAGAAAATGGTTACCAATAGAAAGCTGTATAGGTCCCTACCCATGAAAGAACTTGGTATTGACATacaaactcttttaaaaaattagtgactCTGGTAAGCTCCCCTCTATGGAATATACTGGGGGATATGTACTTGGTATACATAAAAGGAGGTAAATATTCTCAAAAGAGGAGGGTaggtataattttagaaattttctgaaaagaaCCAAAGGAAATGGCAGAGATGATACTGTACATCTTTTAGCAAGTTATAAGGAAattaatttcttagaaaattttaaaaatgacagctaAATTCATGTCAAACtaaagtttttctcttctctactaATGTCAACAgtaaaaatttattagaaaaatttgtgccttaaaatattttttatttggagagatTGGAAGTGATAAAGTAATGGATTTTCTAAATGTCCTtccaaatcattaaaaaaaaaataggtctgtAGTGCTCACATTATCCTGATGATGCATAGCAAGTGCCTAGTATTCACTGTTCATGTGCTTAggtaatttgttttcctttagtgACATAACTGATAGATATTAATATAGACTTTAATGTGATATTGCTCCTTCTGGAGCATGCCATGTGATTTTCCCATGTAAGTGTTTGGCTAAGATTTTGAGTtgttcaggggaaaaaaaaaaaaaccctacctATTGGCCAGTCTACCTATTGGTCATGTAACAAGAAGTTTGACCACAGAATTGATTGAATTCTTGGGACCCAGATGATGTTTTTAAGATACTGTGTGTTTCTTAATAGCTCAGTTTTCCAtaccttgttccagtttcagCTTGGCTCTTTGTAGTAAGTGGCACAGGATGATCAAAGAAAGCTGGCACTCGCAGGCATGAAGAAGGAAACCCACTTTCCTCCTGTACTTATCTGACTTTTAGAGAAATCCCACTACTTTCCACTTGTAAAGGGTTCACTTGGAAGAGTTACTGTAAACCATGGTTTTTCAAGCTTGAAATTATTGCCCACTTTGAGCAGATGTTTTTTAATTGCAATGGATTACCTTTTGTATATTGTTGGATGTTCAACAGTATCTCAGTAGTTGCTAGTAGCATTGTCCAGCTCCCCTCCCCAGATGTGACAACCAAAGATATCTCCAGATATTGCAGAGTGTTCCTTGGGGCACATATCATTCTTGGTGGAAAACCACTGTTGTAAAGTAGTACTCACTGGAACCATGTGAAATGTGATGTAGCATAGAGTCTGTTAACCCAGCATAAAGAGGGATGCCAGACAGATCTAACAATAGGTTGTCTGTGACTGGAAATTTCTTCTCCTAGTTTGCTCTACTTACTAATCCTCCCCCCAATTCTGGGTTACCTAGGATTCTCAGCAGTCTAGGAAGAGTGAACATAGTAAAACTCTTGTACCCAATTTCATTTCAATAACATGGTGTGCTCTGAGCTTAAGTTAATTAGCAATTGGCCCTGTAACAAATAGGGAGTGCATATGTGCACATacttaaatattcattgaacTGACTGCTTAATATGtgtacattttattgtttgtaatTATACCTTAATACGATGGTGAAGGGAAAGGACATTTATGAAAAAATGGACAAGAATATGACCTTTAACTGTacatttgtgatttctttttccttgggAATCAAAACAGGATAGTGTTGAAGTTTTAGTATACTTTAATAGAACAAAAGATTAATAgcaaattaatataatataagaTCTGTTTAAtgcattatattttcttaaaatttccacaTTCACAGCATTAATGCTTACTGATTAATTTCAGTTCAGTTTTTAATTAGGTGGATAATAAGAATGAGTTTGGCAAGTAAAATGGATCTTCCTACCAGTTTTTATAATCGCCACTGTTTTCctaataatttattccttttggAAGTCCAAACATTAATAAATGCTAAACCAGTCATAGACATGAATCATTGTATCTTGATTTTAATCTAAAACAAATCTACTGTATCAACAACAACACATTTCTGGTCCTTGtctttaagaaaaatcattacCAGAATTTTCTCAACCTTTGAAAAAAGTGGAGGAGGAACAAGAGGCTGATGAAGAAGATGTTTCAGAAGAGGAAGCTGAAAGTAAAGAAGGAACAAACAAAGACTTTTCACAGAATGCTATAAGACAACGCTCTGTGGGTCCATCGTTGTCCACTGATAAATCCTAGTTAGCTTTTATGGATATCTTAATATCATGATTTTAACAAAAACTGAAGGttgatcatttgtttttatgtgaactGTGACATATATTACAGGGTTTGATCTAGATTGTTGGATTGAACagttttcattaagaaaataaaagtaggcATAAAAGTTTGTAATATGATTTAAGAATATTATGGTGGTTTAAGCaatgtttaattttggaaaatctggTGCCAAGCAATAAGATTTGTACATTTGTTTAATAGTAACCTGTTCCAAGTCTGAAttgaaaaaattacatttcccAAGGTTTGCATTATTGGGGTATTTAGATTAGAGAAAAAGATTTCTCATTTGATAGGATTTTTCTCAGTTTCACTGtgtgaaaaaaagaacatatttccCATAAATGGGAACTTTTTGCCCATTGTCTTGAGAAACGCATATTTCAGTGATAACTCTGTGGTCTTTTAGAGATATAGTTCAAAATtccctcatattttaaaaattatgcaactAATAAAAAACTGCCTTGCTTTAATTATAGTTTTCTGCAcatcatatacataatatactACTAATTGAGGAAGGTTGTATAAGTGTAGGTATTCTCTTGATTCctttaaaggttaatttttttcttttgttcccttGGTTAGTGtatggtttgtattttttaatttgccatGGATTACATTTCTCAAATTGGATGATATGAACAGTATCACTGTTACATTTACTATTGTTAAATAGTACTTTTTGTTGTTTCAAATTGAAGTTTACTAAAAGATCCATCAAATTGAGCTatattgataatttaaaattttggtcaTTCAGTCCAAATTTTACATTATTGTTGAACTTTGtcttgaatattttgattttgttctttcttttgtttttgtttttgtttttgtttttaatgtgaagGTGGACattcctgatttttatttgaCATAGAAAAGCTGGATATTTTGTACTTTGGAAGTGCAAAGCttaatttgatataaaataaagttcGCTTTCTACTCAGGAAAAATCATCTTCTGTATGTTTTCAAAGTATCTTTGTCCTCATGTTCAGAAAATTCTTTAATTGATTTTATAATCAGTTTCTACTTAGTGTTttataattataacatttttatgcttttaaaagacaaagttcATGTTCTATTGTTCTTGACTGTTAATGTTGTGTGGTATTTCCCAGGTGGAAGTCGGCAAGAGGAATACATAGTTTTCACCTTACATCAAGGGGAGTGTGCATTGGAGGGTTGTACAGCCTTACAGGAATGACCATAAATGCTCAAAATGAATCATCCAGCCATTATGTAATAGGTGATATCTGTAAAGTTTCCCAATTTTAAGGTTCTTCTTGTGTGTGAATTCATTAGACTTGCAGTATCTTAATGTACAGCAGCTTTATTTAAAGGCttccttttcaaatattaaatattctgcCCTAGAATGATCTGGATGTGTAATTTGTGAtactgtagaaaaatattttaagcgcagaatatatttttctaagcACTTCACTAAAACTGAAGACAGTATGAATTCTAGTTGCATATTTCAAACTACGTTTAATTGCTTTGTGTTAAGATGAATGTTTAAGATAAATAGCTGTGCATTCCTATATGTATACTTTATGTGTGCAAAGGCTGgattctttttctgttatttgtgaTGATTGAGAAAATTAATGCTCATTAAtcaagcattctttttttttaacattctagTATTTGACATTGTcagatttttaattagaaaatgctatatgataaaaattaaatgtaggcAAACAGGTAAGGTTGATATTTCCATAAACATCAAATCTCACAGTAGTTGAAGATTGTCACTGTAGACATCTGAATAATTTTCTGTTGATAGCAGAACCTATATGGAGTCATTGACAAGTGGTTCAGGAATGAGTAACGTGTACTGCTAATGATATCCTGGGGAATTCTGGCTCATTCACCATTCATCATCATTCAGCTCCACCTCTGAAGTATTATATAATATGGTCTCTTCCACATATTGCCTAACGTTTATTGGTAAGACTGAAAAAGAGTCTTAATGAAGATTCCTGGGTATATTCTTGGGTATAATTTGGATATGTGTCTCCTGAAActcatgattagattatgagatatATAACCTAATTggtgaattaattcatttgatggattaatgagTTGGAAGGACTGCTCTGCTGGGTGGTAACTATGGGGAGGTGGGGTGTGtctagaggaagtgggtcatggAAGTGTGTCTTTAGGGATTGTTGTTTTGTTCCCCTCACTCCttccttgctctctgcttccttgctacTGTGTCTTGAGACGCTTTCTTCTGCCATGGCTTTCTATCTGACTTtatgcccagagcaatggatttggcCCACGATGGATTGAAAGctctgagcccaaaataaacttcctcatCTAGGTTGTTGTTgacagatattttggtcacagcaatgaaaaatttgACAATTAATCAAATACCTATACCAACAAAGAGTACTTGTTGAGCTTCGTTTTCCTGTATTAATTCAGTTAGCCCTAACTACCATGTGTCTTTAAGGAGAACAGGCTCACAGTTGTGGTAGAAATAGGTAGAATTTGAATACAGTTCTGATTCCAAATCTTGACCTTACTTTGTGTAAGAGCACAGAATTCAGCagtctttttctctgaaaatatgaGAATATAGCAACAAATGctattaagaaatttcataattATTCAGTGTTTGCAGTTTTGTGATGTTGGTTACTGCATAAAGAAAGTTATTACAGTAAATGATGCTTTTGAtagttttttcttaagttttgtcCAACCCAGTGCATAAAGGCTTAGTTCTTGACTTAACTAGGATGAGATAATCATTTTTGAATGAACCGTCTAACTTATAGGAAAGATATATTAATTCATTCTTAAAGTTTATAAGGTAGAATTCTTAAATCacttttgatttgtgtttttacCAATATAATAATATGAGTTGGAATTTAAATTGGTAGTCTTAAGTGGGTACTTAATTCTAAAGATGAAAATTTACATTGACCATCTTACAGATTTAGGTAAGTTGGTATTACATACCAAGCACTTTTTTTACTTGAAATAACAAAACTAGAGAGCTACAAATGTAATTTAGAAGTTTGTATTCATGAACAAATctaacatcttttttaaaaactattttattaatttactgaAAAGGTGATAGTATCAGTATTTTGGCCATTAATGAAATCAGCTTATATCTTCTTTCTACCTACTTGGCTGTGTATGTGACATTTCTTTTAAACCTATTTTCATAGTGATCgcaacctaacctgatttctgtattgaaaataaaaacatgagagATGAGGATGTAAGAAATGATGAAAGAGGTTTGATGTCTAAAACATAATTGAGTCAATTTTAAATTCAGTGAAAGTATACTTCAATTTGAAGAATAACTTAAGCAACAAAttctgttgttgctttttttgtttgttctttaaaacATTCCTGGCTTCAGTGTTTTTGGTAAAACATGTCAGAAATATTACTAGTAGGAAGGTTACTACGAGCTTGGGTTTAACAGCTCAGGTACTTAGGAAGATTCATCTTGTTGCTACTTGGGCATTCCTAAGGAGCTTTCTTTAAACTTTAGATATCTTCCTTTTTCCTCAGAATGAAATatatttggtttttctttaaaaatttttttttgttgtttttagttgtaggtggacataatacctttatttatttggtgcagaggattgaacctagtgcctcacacatgtgaggcagaTGCTCTATCACCAAGCTATGTTTATTTCTTGGAAATATAATTtcgatggtactggggattgaacccaagtcctcccacatggtaggtaagtgctgtaccatggagctacatcacaagccctttcatttcattttgagacaggatcttgctaagcttCCTAGCCTGGTCTTGAATTtttcgatcctcttgcctctccctcctgagtaactgggactgtAGGCATGTACCATGCACTTGGCACTTGgttagaaaatttaaatcttaACTATATTCCCCAACCTACCCCAATTAATATTCCTGTATAGGAATAGGAATATTAATTGAAAATCAGCTGTTCATGAACTTGCTTTTTATTCTGTTGGTGGGACTTAGCTCAAATCCTTTATTGTTCTTCGTTATCTTCAGTCTTCTTCAAAACTATAGTGTGTATTTTGCCATTCTCTGACAGTTAAATcatgttttgtaatattttcttacatttattatatacattAGCTGAGTGACTGAACAAATTACCATCAAATTACACCATTGTTCAGGTGTAAAGTGATATCTGAGGTTTCTTTCCCTTTAACAAGACAATCACGACATTCATAGGTTCTCAAACCTGATTCCTTGAGACTTCTTTGTGTTGTGGTGGATACTTGCAGGTTTTGACTTTGATGTTCATAAAAGAAACAAGTCATTAGACACTAACTCCTCTCTACTGAGATgggggaggaaaagaaagctgTCTTGCCCTTTACTCTCATACCATTAAGTCACTGTACTAATGTCACATCCTTCACTGTAGAAACCTCTCTGTACCCATATGCTTCAGGGGAAGCTGACTCCATCCTGGCCTACTAGGCTTTAATTCTTATTATTAAGACACATGCTAATCCAATCCTATAATAGAAATACTCAGTGAACTTGAGGTGTTGGGGGCTTCTTAAAAAGACCCTGGAAGGAGGGAGTGGAGAAAATGAGGCTTAGATAGAAGATAGTGGAGTTTGGCATTATCTAAATGTGACATGTAGAATTTTCTATCTCACAGCCTGAGGATGAAGCCAATAAGCAGGAGGGCAGAGCCAGAAGAATCTTGGGAAAGCAAAGCTAAAGCCCTGGCACAGTTCAGCCTACCTCTGGACATCTTGAGATAATTTTCCTTATTACCTAATCATTTTGAGTAAGGCTCTTCAGTTACTTGAAACTAAAATGTGAGCATAGCTGCCACCTTGCTGGACTTTGTGAACAATGATGTCTTTATTTATCTTAAACTAGGTACAGTTCCATATCTGTTTCATTATCTGAAAGTACTTCAAGCAATGCTTTATTTCTCACTGGGACATTCCAAGATcaggagaaaaaattaatatatgtggTTGAAACTAACTCATGGGCCAAGTCAGACATGTCCTGCATATATACTGGGTAATGGAAGGTTAGATGAATGTAGTTTGGGGAACTTTATTGATTGCTTGTGAATTTTTACACCAATGTTCTGAAAGCATGAGAAATCCGAGAAGCAAAAACAGTGTGTGTTGGGTTCAAGGGTAGCTGTTCTGTGTGAAATCAGGATAAAAAGCCTTGTTTAGATTTTAATGCCTAATGACCAAATTTCTTGTGTATCATTTTAAACAGTAACTTTAATCTTTTGAGAGTGGGAGCAATATAGGTTCGAAGATGCTGTGAAGgctttattttgtcatttgtccttatagggaggaggaaggaaatgttGGAATATCTTTGTCATCCAGAATGTTTGTTGGTCTAATGTTTATGCAAACGGATTCCAATTGAATAACCCTAATGCCAAATACTCTATAACGTGCATTGTAACTTGAATAATTTTTGAAGTGTTAGTCTGCAAACTTGTCAAGagtgattacttttttttttaaaggcttcaattgtattttattaaattgatgCTGCATTACTTCTCCATTTCTCAGAAAAACTCCAAATTGAAGGTATCAGGAACAAATCAAATATggtacaccaataaaaaatgcacAGCATAACTACCTAAGATTGGCAAGGCTAAGAGCTACTGTCAGACCATCAGCATACAGCAACCCTGTTCCCACGATTGTACTAGGCCTATCAAGAAAAGCTGTGAATAGCAACATCATAGACACAAAAGGGTCATTCTTGGGTTGTCTTTACCCAAGAAAAAGATGGAGACAAGTTaacacaagattttttttaaagctatactAAAATGAAAAGTTCTAAGAGAAAATGTCTTCCTTAAGACATGAAGGGGTAATATATGGGGTATAACAGAACTGTATGTATGTTGTCTGTGACCTCTGTAGACATTTGCTTGAATTCTCACCTGGGAGCGAATGGAGTAATGGGGCTAAGGTCATTGGgggatgttttgtttttgtagtataGGTGGCCGTGTCTCTGGGTTCAAGGGGTGTAAGgacaagaaagcaaataaaacatgATAGGGAAAAAAACGGAATGATCAAGATTAATGGGGCTCTAACTGGATCCATTTTGCTATGGGTCCCCCAGCCCTCAATCACATTTGAGATTTCAGGGATGCATCCACAGAATCAATTAACCAATATGCCACACAGAACTGATTTGTTACATACCACCCCTCCTTTGCCCTCCGCCTCCAGCATACTCCCTAGAATAGTACAGACAGGGAAGACCTAACTATTGGGAAGAATCCCTAATACTTCCAGGGTAGAATTCTGGCTAGTCCAAAAAGGGTCCTTCTTTTAAGGGTTTTGGGAAACTAGACACTGCAATTTTATTAGTGTCAGTGACATTTGTTTGGAGCAAATTCAGCTCCAGGAGCTGCACAGTTGAATGCAGGAGGAGTTCCATCAATTGCCCCAATTCCTTCCATTGTGGCAGCTTGGACAAAGTGTTCAGGTGTTGGTGGGGTCAATCCCAAAGTTACATCTGGCATCATAGTGGCAGGTCCTGGAGGAGCTGGGGTACCAGCTGGCGCAGGAGCAGGGGGCATGGCGCCTGTATTATTTATGCCCATAGCACCCCCCATAGTCGTCTGGCCCATCCTTATCTCTTGCTCTTTCACATCAGGGAAGGTCCCCTTGAATCCTTCCTGCTGTTGCTACATCATCTCTTCTTGTTGCCGCCACATTTCTTCCTCACGGTGCCTACGTTTCTCTT
The Sciurus carolinensis chromosome 2, mSciCar1.2, whole genome shotgun sequence DNA segment above includes these coding regions:
- the Tmx1 gene encoding thioredoxin-related transmembrane protein 1 isoform X2; protein product: MAPLGRLVVLLTVLVLLLWGVRRTHGRRSDVRVITDENWRELLEGEWMIEFYAPWCPACQNLQPEWESFAEWGEDLEVNVAKVDVTEQTGLSGRFIITALPTIYQMSSMSALFRLSMNIRTCHNYFIEDLGLPVWGSYTLFALATLLSGLLLGLCMIFVADCLCPSKRRKPQPYPLKKSLPEFSQPLKKVEEEQEADEEDVSEEEAESKEGTNKDFSQNAIRQRSVGPSLSTDKS